The sequence TATCACAATGAAGGCAATTGTTTGGGAAGAGGAAACCCTCGGAGCAAAGTACCACTACGAAGAGATTCCAGAGGACCTCAAGGACCTTGCCGAAGAGTGGCGTGAGAAGATGCTTGAGGCTATTGCCGATGTTGATGAAGAGATAATGATGAAGTACCTTGAGGGCGAAGAGATTACTGAAGATGAAATTAAAGCTGCCCTCAGGAAAGGAACAATTGAGCTTAAGTTCTTCCCAATGCTCTGTGGTTCAGCGTTTAAGAACAAGGGTGTTCAGCCCCTTCTTGATGCGATCGTAGATTACCTTCCATCTCCGCTTGACATTCCACCGGTTAAAGGGATTAATCCAAAGACCGGAGAGGAGGAAGAGAGACCTGCTTCTTACGACGCTCCATTTGCTGCACTTGCCTTTAAGATCCTTACAGACCCATACGTAGGCCAGCTTACCTTTATTAGGGTTTACTCCGGACTTATGGAGTCAGGTTCTTACGTTTACAACGCTACAAGGGACAAGAAAGAGAGGCTTGCAAGGATCCTCCGTATGCACGCGAACAAGCGTGAGGAGATTCCAGTTCTAGGTGCTGGAGATATAGCTGCAGCCGTTGGTTTAAGGGAGACTTACACTGGAGATACTCTCTGTGACCCTGAACACCCTATTCTCCTTGAAGCAATGGAGTTCCCAGAGCCGGTTATCTCTATTGCCGTTGAGCCTAAGACTAAAGCTGACCAGGAAAAGCTTTCAATAGCTCTCCAGAAGTTGGCTAAGGAAGACCCATCCTTTAGAGTGGCTACTGACCATGAAACAGGTCAGACGATTATCTCCGGTATGGGAGAGCTCCACCTTGAAATTATCGTTGACCGTCTAAAGAGGGAGTTTGGAGTTGAGGTTAACGTAGGTAAGCCTCAGGTTGCTTACAGGGAGACTATTAGGAGCGAGGTTACTCAAGAGGGTAAATTCATCAAGCAGACCGGTGGTCGCGGTCAGTACGGACACGTATGGCTCAAGATTGAGCCCCTTGAAAGGGGTAAAGGATTTGAGTTCCACGAGACAATTAAAGGTGGAGTTGTTCCTAAGGAGTACATCCCAGCTGTTGAAGCAGGCGTTAGAGAGGCAATGGAGACTGGAGT comes from Thermovibrio guaymasensis and encodes:
- the fusA gene encoding elongation factor G, giving the protein MSKQQALIKKIKVPLEKVRNIGIIAHIDAGKTTTTERILYYTGRIHKIGEVHEGAAEMDWMEQEKERGITITSATTTCFWRDHRINIVDTPGHVDFTIEVERSLRVLDGAVTILCSVGGVQPQTETVWRQADKYRVPRIIFVNKMDRIGADFFKVVADVEEKLGAKPVPVQIPIGAEDEFKGVVDLITMKAIVWEEETLGAKYHYEEIPEDLKDLAEEWREKMLEAIADVDEEIMMKYLEGEEITEDEIKAALRKGTIELKFFPMLCGSAFKNKGVQPLLDAIVDYLPSPLDIPPVKGINPKTGEEEERPASYDAPFAALAFKILTDPYVGQLTFIRVYSGLMESGSYVYNATRDKKERLARILRMHANKREEIPVLGAGDIAAAVGLRETYTGDTLCDPEHPILLEAMEFPEPVISIAVEPKTKADQEKLSIALQKLAKEDPSFRVATDHETGQTIISGMGELHLEIIVDRLKREFGVEVNVGKPQVAYRETIRSEVTQEGKFIKQTGGRGQYGHVWLKIEPLERGKGFEFHETIKGGVVPKEYIPAVEAGVREAMETGVVAGYPMTDIKVTLFDGSYHEVDSSELAFKIAGSIAFKEGAKKANPVLLEPIMEVEVTTPEEFMGDVIGDLNKRRGRVQGMEARGNAQVIRALVPLAEMFGYATDLRSMTQGRATYIMKFSHYEEVPPNVAEQIIGERNK